In Gambusia affinis linkage group LG20, SWU_Gaff_1.0, whole genome shotgun sequence, the genomic window ACATAAGAGTTTGAAGTTCTTCAGAGTCAGAAAGAAATCCAGATGTGACTATTTGTTAACAAGGGAGATAATATTTAATGTGGAATCCCAGGTTTTTGACATGACTGAATATGCTCTAGCTACAATTAGCTGCAATAGTCAGCATGTCACATTATTGGAGAAGGATTAGTAATGCTGCTTTTCGTTCTTAACTAAGAAATTAGATGGGGGGCGGGGTCAGTAGAGGTTAGAGCGTCACCTGGGTAGCGCTTGTAGTTCTCGTAGTCCTCTGAACATTGGACGCTGTAGACCCTGGGCTGAGGCAAGATCATTTCCCTCCGACTGGCCAGAGTTTCTGTGATGTCACCGTCCAAGGAAGCCAGGTAGAGCCAGGCGGCAACTATACTAGCACACAGAGCAACCAGGAGCAAGGCCAGGAGCCCCCGGGAGCCCCGCCACAAAGACCCCTGCCTCAGGGCATTTCCCCTGGTCAGGACAAAGGTGAGTGACATAAACACAGCATAACATACACACAGATTGAAATTGAACTTCTTTAATTTATTAGGTGTCCGTGTtgaaaaagtgaactctggaggCAGTTAGTTGAACTGGACTGTATTTAGGGGTGTCAAAGAAAAGAGGGAGGAACACACCCAACACTTCTTAAGCTTTATATTTGTAAAGAGTGTTAAAAGAAACATACAACTCTTCACAGTTTTGTACTATTTTGACTTGGTGGCATTAAATCCTGATAACAGGCATctgagtttgtggttgtgacgtTGCAATGTGCACTGTATATTTGACAAACCGATATAAGATTATACTTCATAAGAGCTTCTGTAACACcgtttcattaaaaaaagaaaaaaaaatctcgaaattgatgtgtttttgtactATTTAGACCATAATTAATCTTCAACTTGTTTTACTGGCCGATGCTGGAATTTTCTCTCCCATTCAGCGTCTCCAGCCTCCTATATCCTCCTGAGACCCAGCAATACATTTTTGTCCTCTGTGGAGCACATAGGTTTTTTGTTCATAACTCTGAAACCATACATGCCACTGTGTTAAATCCTGTTGGTCCTTAGAGAGGACATCCTGGGCTCTCCAATGATATGACATGTGTGGGGGTGGGGcttttctaaaattttcttCCTGATTCTTCAAAATGGCTGTCATCCCTGTGAGCACATTTTATCGAAAGCAGAAAGGTAAGtatattattttctaattatgaGCTTTGTGAGTTTAATATTCAGATTGCTTCTAGTAAATGAACATCTAAGGAATAGTTAGGTGAATTTTTAGAGCGGTTTAATTATTTGTTGGGATAAAACATAACCTGTTTATGTGTGTCCTCCATAGAGGACATCAggatttgctttttattttttaacctgtTTTAATAGAAGTCAGCTCACTGACTAAGGCAGAGAAAATCCTAAACAGGATTACTGATGGAGACTCAGACATAGATTTGTCAGATGAGGAGGACCAAGAGGGACAGATTGATGGTGATTTTGAGGTTGGGAGTTCAGAGGATGAGGCATCAAGTGAGGAAGAGGCGAAGTTGATGATGCAAGGACCGTCCACTTTGGACCAAAACTAACACATAGGCTTCTGAGACAAGAGTAGATAAGTTTAGACAGATAAGagtattttttggattaactatCACTTTTAGATGACATAATTATTTAAcgtgtttatttaatttaattatttatttatttatttatttatttaataattatttaaattaattatttcaccAACTCCTGGTTACAGTATAAGGAAGACAGCCAAGCTTTGGCACAACCTATGAAGAAAACTCTCCAATACCATGACTTCAAACTGCTCTTAGGTGAGGAACTGATTGGGGCAGTCAAGCCAACACAATCCAATTTAATCTGATGCGTCAAATGATGAGGAGTACGTTCCATCACAGAAGAGAAGGAGGCCCCAGCCAGATAAGGAAGTGAGAAAGTATGGAGCTGTCCATTTGCCACAGATGATGGACAATCCTAATACTTCCAGGTGCAGAGCAGAAGGGTGCACtgaaaaaatttacataaagtGCATCAAATGCAACATGTACCTCTGCAtatcaaagaagaagaactgctTTATGGACTAccacaaaccaaaacagaactAACACACCTGATTAAACTACACTAATCAGCTTGCTTTTGATAAGTTGAATGAGGTGCCTGGAAATCTGAACCACTGGCTTAAATGATGTAGCCATTTGAAATTTACAGCACTAAAGATTGTCAGAGTTCAGAGGTAAATGTATGCCTCAAAATGTGTTCATATTTGCCACAAGAGAGTCCCGATGTCCTCTCCAAAGGACAtactctaaaaaataaataaaaacatgttttgaaattttttcaATTGTAGTGATGTTTTTTCACTCCAAAGAGtcatgtaatgtaaaaaaaaaaagaaattcaaaaacttttttttctctgggtCTCAGGAGGTTAATGGTGGAAATTAGCTTTGTTTCATTAGCTTACCTTTTAATTTTCCTCTCTATCTCTGCTGCATTCGGGCCCTTTGCGTTCCTCAGTCGTAGCAGAGCCATGTCGCCTCAGCTAGCTTTCAACCAACAGCTGTTTGCACACAGCAAACATCCCGCACACCCCGCCAACAGCTCGTACGCCAGCCGGAAGCTCCCCAACTTCCTGCTAGCACTTGTGTCGACCCACCCCGCTTACAGGTGCAGATCAGGGTGTCGCTGATCCGCAGAACAGGTTTCTTATCTCCCTTGACTGATTTCATATAACAATCTTGCTGAAACGCCTTAGCTGGAGAATCAATCAgagagttttttaaaatataggtGCTACTTGACAAGGTAGGTTATACTGACCGGAAGTAGAAAAGGAAACGGACCTTTGAGGGGCTCTGGGTCGATTGGTTAATTCTAGGTCTTCGAAGATGCATGTCTCCATTCTAATGCTTCTATATTCTTTTCCTGAAGAAATTCTTTATTACCAATGAATTTAACTtctgaaatacagaaatacacAGAGAATGACTCAGGCTGTTGTATGATACCATTTGattgaactgttttttttctaaacatttccatttatttggGTTCTGACCCCAAATTGTTATACAATATATGGACTCTACAAATTTCCGTACGGTGGACTATGAGCATAtcgtaaaaaattattttaaaaatagttagTCAAAGCGGGTATAAAGTCCAATACGGAAACCCAGTAACGCCCAAAACATGAACTGTTTCTTGCGTCGTTTACGGCTTTGGGTCGGGTCCCATTTTTTTACCTTCTTGTTTCTATCTCATTGTTTCTTCCGCTTTGTTCTCATTAACTAACAATTTCTCACCATGTGCATAAACTATTATTTGTCAGTCTTCTTTGTAggttattattttcattaatagTGGAccataaaccataaaaaaagCTCACATCCCATCTATAACAGAAATGAATTGTATGTTATGTTCAAATAGTACtgtatttcactttgtttttggttctgaACCCTCCCTGTGTGGAACAGTTTCTTGAGTCCTAAATCCACACTTCCATACTGAAAAGTACTTCCATCACTGACTGTTTTAgctatatttcatatttaaaagagTTGATAAGGTATTACCCAGCCAGCCAATGTACAAAATGGTAAAAGGCCAAAATAACACGTATCCAGTACAAAAGGTGTGTTCACAAACATATTATCGCGCGTTTATTACAAGTTAAATTTTCAGACATAATCAACATGCAAGAAACTCGTAGAGAATACCTGAACGatcacacatttttctgcaggCAGAATGAATCCACCATGGCCCAAAGGAAAGAAGCTGGTCCACTTGGATTTGAAAGGCGCCCCGCCACGGGTTGATTACCTTCACAGGGTGAGCCTTCTCTTTCTTTATggcattcacacacctgctcagTCGTTCCTGCTCACTGTGCTTCACCCCCTCAGCTGATCGAGCTCTTCTCTCGGCTGGGAGTGGACGGCCTGCTGGTGGAGTATGAGGACATGTTCCCCTACGAGGGagagctgcagctcctgcaaGCCACAGCGCAGCCCGCTTACAGGTGCAGATCAGGGTGTCGCTGGATCCGCACAACTTTCTTATCTCCCTTATAATTTCATATAACAATCGTTGCTGAAACGATTAGTCGGATTAATCACGATGAGCAGGGTTGCTggaataatcgtcaactaatttagtaatcaattaatcgtttaCTGGGGTATACAGACTCAAAGAAAACCATTCCGAGCCGTAATTAAACCAGAACCTCACTAAATATGTAGAAACATTttgcaatgaaaataaaaacacttttgtctgCAAATGTGTTGGCCACATTTCATCAAGTGGCACAGTATCAGCTTCACCCTGTTCAAATCCCCCGAAGGAATTGGAACAGGCaatgaaatgtttgctttatttaaaacgaaatttaattctttatttttctccaggCAATGTGCTAATTTTTCAATTCGACTAATTGACTAATAATCAgaataattactaaattaattgattactaaattaatcgTTAGTCGCAGCCCTAATAACCAGCAGCCAATTTCATGTAACTTCACAATACATTGCAAAAGTTAAACGTTTCTTGTGTTTTGTCATGTTCCAAATCaaattttagtgattttattaGTTATTGCACTATTTAGACAAATACAGAGTACTGTAAGgattttttgtcagaaaactggcctgaataataaaattcatattggcattttactgataaatagctctgaaaatgtttccttccacctcacagtTCTGCTCTTGCTTTAGGGTTTTTCTTagtcaattaaaagaaaagctaatTGCTGTAGCATGATAAAATATGGAACAGCTTGAGTGAGTAAATTCTTTAATCGTGGTTTGCTAGCCAGTATGTCGTACCTCCATCACTTCACCGATGTCGTGTTGTGTTTTCAGCCGAGAGCAGGTCCTGTCCATTCAGGAATCTGCCAAAGCGAGAGGCATGGAGGTGATCCCACTAGTGCAGACGTTTGGACATATGGAGGTTTGGCAAAGCCTTCAAATTGTCAATTTAAATTGTATATTCTGAAGTTGTATAAGCTTTTAATCTCCCCCTTGGCGTAGTTTGTGCTGAAGCACAGGCCCCTGTGGCACCTTAGAGAGGTCCCTCACTGCGTTGGCACCCTTAATCCCCACAAAGAGGAAGGAGTCAAGCTGGTGATGGAGATGCTGAGGCAGGTGGTTGAGCTGCATCCACATCTAACAACGGTCCACATAGGGGCAGATGAGGTAGGAGTCTCCCTGTGGATGGAGGCTTTAAGCTCTCTGTCTTTGTCTCATACGTGTTTCCGTTTTAAATACTTTAAGGTTTACACTCTTGGAGAAGGGGAGGACTCCAAGCTTTGGCTAGCTTCAACCGGTCGCTCAGTGGAACATCTTTTCCTCAGTCATGTGAccaaaattgccaaggcttttaaaGAGGCGTGGCCTGACATGAATATCATAATGTGGGATGACATGATGAGAGGCATGAGCCAGGACACGTTGAAAGGTGAGGAGGAAATGCTCCATCCAAATCACCAACATCTCAAATGCTGTTGGCTGTATTTTTCTCTACAGTCCACTTGATTGGACATGTCTTCATTAAAACCCTTTTTGATTTGATTCCCCCACATGACAGCAAGTGGATTAGTAGGACTAGTTCAGCCCATGTTATGGGACTACACCCCAAACCTGGACGTGGATAAAACTGGTGAGACATTTCTCCTGATGCTCCTCAGAATCATGAGTTTGGTGTTCCCTAAACTTCTATTCTTATAATTCTCTAATTGGAGCAATGAAGAAAACTCCACCACCAAGTTAGAACTGATAACAGAGAATGCATTAACATCAGCCCTgattagtccgctttaatctaACAGTTGTCTTGaaaatccagtttgtttgtggaggtgtgaacACACTATCAACTGAACCAAACCTACGTCTTGGTTCAggtgaagtgaactctggtgatGTTCGGATGTGTATATGAATGTGAATCGGATGGCTaacacaggaagtggactacagcgcagaccattctgggtaaatacaaacaaaacaattgtgcGACTCTAGTGTCAGCAGGGGAAATAGCCAGTTgtctttagccaaagacaaaagagaaatcctacaactgctaaaatctgatgctacttgagttttgtttaaatttcatgaagaaagaagttgaggtcagtgtcttcttcagaagttttcatgttgtttgaaAAACCCGATCTGCCCCCAATCTGTGAAAGTAAGAAAACGTAACTTATGTTGCCACTTTGGCTCGTAATCGAACCGTGTCTACCAACCTATCTGGTACGAAAACATTGCAAGTGAATGAAAACGTTTTCAATTtagtattttagttttcatttagaTTACTAAGGTTAACTGAACTCCATTGACGCCCCGAATCAAACATTCCTGACTGTGTTTTCAGTGTCTTTGCTGGAGAAGTACCATGGTGCCGGTATGTCCGATCTGTGGGCAGCCAGCTCCTTCAAAGGCTCCACTTCTGTTCATACATGTGTGACCTGCACCCAAAGACACGTGGACAATCACCTGCAGTGGCTGAAGGTGGctgcttctctttctgctcCCATTAACATGAGGGGCATCGCCATCACAGGCTGGCAGAGGTACGAATCACCGGAAGCGGTTCGGAGAAATATCTACACCTCCTTACTTACATTTTGCCAAGAGACAAGCAAAGAATTTGATGTGTCTTATTGCAATGCTCTgccataaaatcccaataaaatatgttcttgTGGTTGGCAgttgacaaaatgagaaaaaaaattctcagtTCTCAATTTTCTAATTCAGTTTTCCCTTTCTGTCACCAACAGGTATGACCACCTGTCTGTGCTGTGTGAGCTGCTTCCTGTGGCTCTCCCCTCCCTAGCATCCTGTCTGCAGACGCTTCACCACGGAGAATTCAGCACTAAGGCTCACAGAAACGTAACAGAGCTGCTGGGAGTGTCTTCAGTGGAGATGGAAGCCGTGGAGAGGTGAGGTCCAACACCGGTTCAGCGAACAACAAGGTCCGACTCTACGTCAAGACTCTGTGTGACTTTCAGGACTTCCACTGGCGAGTCACTGTTCCCAGGCAGGAGGCTTGCAGAATTAATGGTTGAGATAAACTCACTGCTCAACTCAGaagatttaagattttttgAAAGCAATATGTAAGTTGTCTTCAGTTTTCGGGGGAATTTGCTTTGTCATTTTGTCAAGAATGTTGTTGCTCATCAAACAAGAAAGAGACGTTTAATTTGTCTCAGAAGTCATAATGTTAAATATAACTTCCCACTGCAAACGCAGAGGGGCAATAACAATGTATTTATCTGCATTTTATGCTTTCAAACATTGTAGcaaatcttttaattaaaaaaaaagttgtgcaaTACTATGTACTACAAGGGAATTGATAAGTTACATAGCAACAGCGGTGGAAGAAATTATTTCTTACTGTAACTTATACAGTAAGAAACTGCTTCCTTTTTCAATTCATGCAGCCACCATTTTGAATTTTGGCATTAGTGTCTGTGAGGAAACTCTTAATTTTCCGAGTTAGTATTCCAGTTGATTTCTGCTGAATTTAATTTGGAGAATCTCATCTTCCTACTACAATCGTGAGCTGCCCCTAGCATTCGGCTAGCATAGCTGACAATAAACGCAGATTTCAGTCGAAACTATGACGTGGTTAATCTGTTTTTGGTACCTCAAATCTacaaacagtaataaaaaaacaaaagctttacaTCTAAACTCCACAAAATAGCTGTTCCACCATAAAACAAGACCAGTCTTTACATCTCGTTGCTAAATAGCCTTTAACCTTAACTTCAGTACGTGTTGGGAAAGTGGTTTTCAGTTCAGTGAACTTTCGTTTAACATGTTTAGAGCTGGACAATTTCTCTTCATCTCTACATTTGAAGAACCGTTTGTTGTGCTTTTATAGGTTTGTAAGAGGTTGGTTCAGTCCCTACCACAGACAGAGGAAGATGGTGAACCCGTTAAACTCCATGCACATTCACAACCAAGCCTCACTGTAAGTATCTTAAATGGTTGGAACGATAATGAGCGGTTTCTCTGTCTAGTCTAGCTTATTGTTTCGCTTCTCTCTGGTTACGTCTCAGGTACTTGGACACATTACAGAAGACGGTAGAAGCCGTGAGAAAAGAGATGGTAAATCTTTATCCCGACTCTACAGCCGAGGAGTGGATGGAAGAACACGTCAGCCCTGTAGCGGCTCCACTACAGCGGATTATTGATGCCATCCAGGCCTGTGTAAAGGAAATGGTGCCATGAAAGATTCAAGGCTTGTTTCAGCTTTAGCATTGGACTATCTGGGATTACAACTTCCACAGATTAATTCAAGGATAAGCTAACAGAATGATAGCGGTTGCtcgtgtttctttttctgtgtgattctgcGTCTCCATGTAAGCTGATGTGAGCAGCGATAACTGTAATCGAAGGAAAGAGGAACGTCAAGCTTTGTTTGTCAAgaaatgaaatatgaacaaattgaAAAGCAAATGAATACAACAAAAATCATTCAACCCTTCTAGAATACTCGTttcttgtttgttcttttttaggCATTACCATCAGaaatcattaaacaaaaaaaaaaattttactaaAAACTTGAGATTACCTGGGATTTAGTCGCACAAAAACGTTTTAAACGTCAATATGAAGTAAAAACAGACTTCATTGTGTCGCCAGGATTAAGTTCCTCATGCTCAGTTATGACTTGCGCATGCATTCCTTGGACTCAGAGTAGGAGAACATACAAGGAGGTGGATCTGAGCTGGGTGAGTCCAGGAAACCGTGAGAAAAGGCACTTTCCATCGTCTCCCAAACAAAGAATTGTTATCTCAGCAGGGAGCAACACTAGATCCATAATCTAACTTGTGCTCTTAAACAGTAATTAGTTCAAAACACATAATCTTTGCGGAAATCACAGTGTGTGAAGCATTATTTAGGGTAAAAGgcataaacaaaacaagggAATAACGGTCAGAATGTGAGGCGAGCCTCATTCTCTTCAATGTCTTTGCATTGTCGTGATGGCTTAAGTTAATTCGCCCCAAGATACTCTGGGAACGCTTGTTCCATATAGTCTAGCGTTAGTCTGCCTCATTATCCGAGTCCGTGCTGTCGTCCTCTCCGTAGTCTTCGTAATCCTGCTGCTTCCGCTGCGTCTGATCCAGTCCTAGGAAGCGCTTCAACAATGAGGCCACCGCCTCGACGTCACTGCAAGGCAACACAGAGTATCCGGTCACCGAGGGTTCCTGGAACTCCATCACAACTTTCACAACCAAATTCAATGGCGTTTTTACACTCAATTAGCAAAAGTTGGCATACCGTATATGTACCGTACATAACATAAAGGGTTATGTTCACCTCATTCAGCTCGACTGAATGAGCCCCAAAGAGCTCGTCAAGTGTTTATATTACAAAACAGAACGGcataaagtgaattttgcacTTTATGCAACCGCTCTGACTGATTGGACAGTTTCTCGCCATCCTTTTTCCTATAGGTCGAATGACGCACAGCGACGCCCTCTtctggatggcggccaaactacaacactaaaagaagctctaaaccaggggtgtcaaactccagtcctaaGTCCTCGAGGCGCGATCCTACCAACTTGCAGATACTCTGCACTTTTACACCtggatagaataattaggtaGTTAGTCTACTACAAGGTGAGTGATCCTGGAGAACTGTTTAGTGCTACCAACTGGCATCTAAAGTGGAGGCTAATTAAGGCCATTTCCATTCCAGTGAAACCTTGATAATTAGTGAACTAAGGGAACTAACATTGCTGATGAAAAGGATTAATGGTAATTACGATGGAATTGTTTTGCACTGTGAACCAGAACTAACAATTAATTGAACTaatggaactaattttaatcagATGAAGAGTTAATGGTAAGTCGATAAATTGGTACACCCTTAACTATTTACGCAGAGACATATGAAGAGTTAATGGTAAGTCGATAAATTGTTTGCACCCTTATTATTTACAGAGACATATGTTGGAATTCCTTTTATTTCCTGCTGATGGCCTACCTACGTCCTCCCATGGTGGCACTCTGGGTGAGGGGGTAGGAGATGCCAGCTGCCAACCTCAGCATCACATGATAACCCTTCCCCAAGTATCGGACCCTCTCCTCCTCGACACAAATGTCACAGAGCTGCGTCAGGTCCAGCACgactgaaagagagagagagaacgcgTTGAGGTCCAGAGTGGTTGTGCGACGTCCTCACACTCATGGAGTCCTCCGTACCACCCAACCACCGAACACTTGGCGGTTTCACTGACTTCTCTCCTGTCCTCTCCTCCACATCGTCAGCACCAGAGCATACAGGCTGACGGTCTTGAGCTCTACCAGTTTCCTGGTCTTGTCGAACACGGCCTCCTCCCAGTCCTCCATGTTCTGAAGGGCCACAAACAGGCAGCCTGCGACGTAGAAGAGCTTCCACGGGACGCTGTCTGCAACACGCAAAGCAGAGAGCAGCGGTGAGCAGTCAGTCATTGCTTTGGGCAAATGTGGGACAAATAAGTCGAGTGTCCATACCCGAGCTGTAGTACGCAGCCGCCAGCCCTGCAGAGGCTATACCTGCAAAGCAAAAGGTTTGGGATTCTGAAGAGAAACTCCAAAGTGCTTGTAGGTTTTATGGAAGTCAGGTGGATCACCtgatcaaaaaaacaaaacaaacaaacttacCGACGAGAAGAGACCATGAGCGGATACCAGGAGATCTCTTGAGGTGGAGCAGACTGGGACTGTTTGTCTCTACTGTCATGTAGCCCATCTGAACAGAGGCATAAATGTTAGTGATTATGAGATTTCCTGGTATAAAACTattaccaaataaaaataaagtgtttttgtcacCTGTTATATGTGTGATTAAATTACATTGCTATACTAAGCCAGTCCAACACTCCTTAAGGCAGGGGTGGgaactcctggtcctggagggccggtgtcctgcaactcttagagtctccctggtccaacagacctgaatccaacagctgaatctcct contains:
- the hexdc gene encoding hexosaminidase D codes for the protein MNPPWPKGKKLVHLDLKGAPPRVDYLHRLIELFSRLGVDGLLVEYEDMFPYEGELQLLQATAQPAYSREQVLSIQESAKARGMEVIPLVQTFGHMEFVLKHRPLWHLREVPHCVGTLNPHKEEGVKLVMEMLRQVVELHPHLTTVHIGADEVYTLGEGEDSKLWLASTGRSVEHLFLSHVTKIAKAFKEAWPDMNIIMWDDMMRGMSQDTLKASGLVGLVQPMLWDYTPNLDVDKTVSLLEKYHGAGMSDLWAASSFKGSTSVHTCVTCTQRHVDNHLQWLKVAASLSAPINMRGIAITGWQRYDHLSVLCELLPVALPSLASCLQTLHHGEFSTKAHRNVTELLGVSSVEMEAVERTSTGESLFPGRRLAELMVEINSLLNSEDLRFFESNMFVRGWFSPYHRQRKMVNPLNSMHIHNQASLYLDTLQKTVEAVRKEMVNLYPDSTAEEWMEEHVSPVAAPLQRIIDAIQACVKEMVP
- the LOC122822974 gene encoding cytochrome b-245 chaperone 1 homolog, with protein sequence MGYMTVETNSPSLLHLKRSPGIRSWSLLVGIASAGLAAAYYSSDSVPWKLFYVAGCLFVALQNMEDWEEAVFDKTRKLVELKTVSLYALVLTMWRRGQERIVLDLTQLCDICVEEERVRYLGKGYHVMLRLAAGISYPLTQSATMGGRSDVEAVASLLKRFLGLDQTQRKQQDYEDYGEDDSTDSDNEAD